From one Streptomyces sp. ICC1 genomic stretch:
- a CDS encoding site-specific integrase yields MTTANDGAATLPSLLSELADREVLHTRSLRHGTDRAALSRVGDRVWSLAEAQPDQHTQSITLHWSTYPNLLEYDFRVFILATLDSPYPPALGRFTGIDQASVSTVSNWFKRLRVFATWLRHRGIDRLYEVNDRDLDLYLDHVRSIQASTGTRRQLFSAVRAVWAYAPYLPPECRMSVAEPWQGRSPGELAEDIQTGRGNKTARIAVDTMIPLLDWALRIVEDIGPDVRDAWREFRQLYTGTHPGQARFAGLPRTERMNLFLRDAHRTGVALPGEPEDPGAIDYKYLACLLGLPVLSNSLGLGPRSIAEASGIPVAGGFFVGSVTGQVDGRPWRDKPITASELPELVWVVTAACFVIVSYLSGMRPGEVSNLRRGCRAEDPDSGELLVLGHRGKGHNRTAAESHRPASRPWAVVRPVHQAIDLLETLHATDLIFPTRLPGSSGRKSRRMGTLTWGSSKTIRELQRLQDWVNSTFTPADGTAAIPPDPIKHLHGSRFRRTLAYFIVRRPRGLIAAALQYGHLKTKVTLNYAATGDDSWLDDVAVERLEMVLEQSEDDWTRLDEDNEHVSGPAAAEYRRRTAGAATFLGRTVRAQASVKRLLEQSDTDIHHGEAMTCVHRAETAECRKEKLLLGLPADDGPDESLCHSTCANLAYTDRDIADHRRRLPVLEAEAHDPMTPRPRRDRAAAKAAQICAVIERHETSRPEVTHMEGGRVA; encoded by the coding sequence ATGACCACGGCCAATGACGGTGCCGCTACCTTGCCGTCGCTACTGAGCGAGCTTGCGGACAGGGAAGTGCTCCATACCCGGTCTCTGCGGCACGGAACCGACCGCGCGGCACTGTCGAGGGTCGGGGATCGCGTCTGGTCGCTGGCGGAAGCGCAGCCGGACCAGCACACCCAATCGATCACGCTCCATTGGTCGACGTACCCGAACCTGCTGGAATACGACTTCCGGGTCTTCATCCTGGCGACCCTCGACAGCCCGTACCCGCCCGCTCTGGGCAGGTTCACGGGGATCGACCAGGCGAGCGTCTCCACGGTGAGCAATTGGTTCAAGCGCCTGCGCGTCTTTGCGACCTGGCTGCGGCATCGTGGCATCGATCGGCTCTACGAAGTGAACGACCGTGATCTCGACCTGTATCTGGATCATGTCCGGTCCATCCAGGCCAGCACGGGCACGCGCCGTCAGCTCTTCAGTGCGGTTCGGGCCGTGTGGGCCTATGCGCCGTATTTGCCTCCGGAATGCCGTATGTCCGTCGCGGAGCCGTGGCAGGGGCGCTCTCCGGGCGAGCTCGCGGAGGACATCCAGACCGGCCGCGGCAACAAGACCGCGAGGATCGCGGTGGACACGATGATCCCCCTGCTGGACTGGGCCCTGCGGATCGTCGAAGACATCGGCCCGGATGTCCGTGACGCCTGGCGAGAGTTCCGTCAGCTGTACACCGGAACCCATCCCGGGCAGGCGCGGTTCGCCGGGCTGCCGCGCACCGAGCGCATGAACCTCTTCCTCCGAGATGCGCACCGCACGGGTGTCGCACTGCCAGGAGAGCCCGAGGACCCCGGCGCGATCGACTACAAGTACCTGGCCTGCCTCCTCGGGCTTCCCGTGCTGTCCAATTCCCTCGGCCTCGGGCCACGTTCGATCGCCGAAGCCTCCGGGATTCCGGTGGCCGGGGGCTTCTTCGTCGGTAGTGTCACTGGTCAGGTCGACGGGCGCCCGTGGAGGGACAAACCGATCACCGCGTCCGAACTCCCCGAGCTCGTCTGGGTGGTGACGGCGGCATGCTTCGTCATCGTGTCCTATCTGTCGGGTATGCGCCCCGGGGAAGTGTCCAATCTCCGCCGCGGCTGCCGTGCGGAGGATCCCGATTCCGGGGAGCTGCTGGTGCTCGGGCACCGCGGCAAGGGCCACAACCGCACCGCGGCCGAGTCACACAGACCGGCCAGCCGCCCCTGGGCCGTCGTCCGCCCCGTACACCAGGCCATCGACCTGCTGGAGACGCTCCACGCAACCGACCTGATCTTCCCGACCCGCCTGCCCGGCAGCAGCGGCCGCAAGAGTCGTCGAATGGGCACCCTGACGTGGGGCTCCAGCAAGACCATCCGTGAACTGCAGAGGCTCCAGGACTGGGTGAACTCCACCTTCACCCCCGCCGATGGCACAGCGGCAATTCCTCCAGATCCCATCAAGCACCTGCACGGGTCGCGCTTCCGCCGCACCCTCGCGTACTTCATCGTCCGCCGACCCCGCGGCCTCATCGCCGCCGCCCTGCAGTACGGCCATCTCAAGACGAAAGTCACTCTGAACTACGCTGCCACCGGCGACGATTCCTGGCTGGACGACGTCGCTGTGGAGCGACTGGAGATGGTCCTCGAACAGTCCGAGGACGACTGGACCCGTCTGGATGAGGACAACGAGCACGTCAGCGGTCCGGCCGCAGCCGAGTACCGGCGCCGCACCGCTGGCGCAGCGACCTTCCTCGGCCGCACCGTACGCGCGCAGGCGAGCGTCAAGCGGCTCCTTGAACAGAGCGACACCGACATTCATCACGGCGAAGCCATGACGTGCGTTCATCGTGCCGAAACCGCCGAGTGCCGCAAGGAGAAGCTGCTGCTGGGCCTGCCCGCCGACGATGGGCCCGACGAATCGCTGTGTCACAGCACCTGCGCCAACCTTGCCTACACCGACCGGGACATCGCCGATCACCGCAGGCGACTGCCCGTCCTGGAAGCCGAGGCTCATGACCCGATGACGCCACGTCCGC
- a CDS encoding MFS transporter: protein MTTPAQMVKAPRWTSPALRLLVASECASLSGSAVSAVAIPTLAVLVLHASTLQIAVLAFLGQLPNAIVALPAGALSDRHRKRPQMIGADITAALALATIPAAAVSGMLTIGQLYAVAVVLGIAKIVHGAASISYLPVLVEPHLLQRANSRLGAASSVADSIGNNLGAALIAAVGAARSVIVDALSHLVSAFLVWRIRTPEPATARPQGRRSLARDIREGLHYVAGQPTIRTVITALSTLSFGLAIMNTYWAYYLLAVLAVTPTAFGVIMGIGGVGSLAGALLAPKIASRIGIGPTIIIGFAVSPLAQVPLLLAGPGLRWQTALALVLAVQLFWATASGTSQRSLRQTICEPGFQGRMQAASTTMTAGIRPLAAAAAGALALYLGVRTTLTIGALFQLVPVAILLLSPVRTMRDMPAKWGWARPGAGEPRSHPIFAHAAGARVSRETSPRRSGRRTRAVFHVKHRHMVVSGGWKDLLANSDEDVTRGAPCSSLQLGSRIAMPVAARTPSGSRVCGWLSARPVNGRTPPIRSANRFWWARFWRARPMPCSARVAARVRPARGVTRAGAAVVGSGHDSAPEHRDPSRPPLARRGTRPLAAGRGTGVPRRLHL from the coding sequence GTGACGACCCCCGCCCAGATGGTGAAGGCCCCGCGGTGGACTTCGCCGGCCCTGCGGCTGCTGGTCGCGAGCGAATGCGCGAGCTTGTCGGGATCGGCGGTCAGCGCCGTCGCGATCCCCACCCTGGCCGTGCTCGTGCTGCACGCCTCCACCCTCCAGATCGCCGTCCTCGCCTTCCTCGGCCAGCTGCCGAACGCGATCGTCGCGCTCCCGGCCGGCGCGCTCTCCGACCGCCACCGCAAGCGCCCCCAGATGATCGGCGCCGACATCACGGCCGCGCTGGCCCTCGCGACCATCCCGGCCGCCGCCGTGTCCGGAATGCTCACCATCGGGCAGCTGTACGCGGTCGCCGTCGTCCTCGGCATCGCCAAGATCGTGCACGGCGCGGCTTCGATCAGCTACCTGCCCGTCCTCGTCGAACCCCACCTCCTCCAGCGCGCGAACTCCCGCCTAGGCGCTGCCTCGTCGGTCGCCGACAGCATTGGGAACAACCTGGGCGCCGCGCTGATCGCCGCCGTCGGCGCGGCCCGCTCGGTGATCGTCGATGCCCTGTCCCACCTCGTCTCGGCCTTCCTGGTCTGGCGCATCCGCACCCCCGAGCCCGCCACCGCGCGGCCCCAGGGCCGGCGCAGCCTCGCACGGGACATCCGTGAGGGACTGCACTACGTGGCCGGGCAGCCGACCATCCGCACGGTGATCACAGCGCTGTCCACGCTCAGCTTCGGGCTGGCGATCATGAACACCTACTGGGCGTACTACCTGCTCGCCGTCCTCGCCGTCACCCCGACGGCGTTCGGCGTGATCATGGGCATTGGAGGGGTCGGCAGTCTGGCCGGAGCGCTCCTCGCCCCGAAGATCGCCTCCCGCATCGGCATCGGGCCGACGATCATCATCGGATTCGCCGTCAGCCCCCTGGCACAAGTACCCCTCCTGCTCGCCGGGCCCGGCCTGCGCTGGCAGACCGCCCTCGCCCTGGTCCTAGCCGTCCAGCTCTTCTGGGCCACCGCGTCCGGAACGAGTCAACGTTCCCTCCGGCAGACCATTTGCGAGCCCGGCTTCCAAGGGCGGATGCAAGCCGCCAGCACCACGATGACCGCCGGCATCCGCCCGCTCGCCGCCGCGGCCGCCGGCGCCCTGGCCCTCTACCTCGGCGTACGCACGACCCTCACGATCGGCGCGCTCTTCCAACTCGTCCCCGTCGCCATCCTGCTCCTCTCCCCTGTCCGCACCATGCGGGACATGCCCGCCAAGTGGGGGTGGGCCCGTCCGGGCGCTGGGGAGCCGAGGTCACACCCCATCTTCGCCCATGCCGCAGGGGCCCGTGTTTCACGTGAAACATCACCTCGGCGGAGCGGGCGACGAACGCGGGCGGTGTTTCACGTGAAACACCGCCACATGGTTGTCAGTGGTGGGTGGAAGGATCTCCTCGCCAATTCAGACGAGGACGTCACACGGGGGGCGCCGTGCTCATCCCTTCAGCTCGGAAGTCGGATTGCGATGCCTGTGGCGGCCCGCACGCCAAGTGGGTCGCGAGTCTGTGGATGGCTCTCTGCGCGGCCTGTGAACGGGCGGACGCCGCCCATCCGGAGCGCGAACCGGTTCTGGTGGGCGAGGTTCTGGCGGGCGAGGCCTATGCCCTGTTCCGCTCGTGTCGCGGCGCGGGTGCGCCCGGCGCGCGGCGTGACACGGGCCGGGGCGGCGGTCGTAGGCTCGGGGCATGACTCTGCGCCTGAGCACCGTGATCCTTCCCGTCCACCGCTGGCACGAAGGGGGACGCGACCGCTGGCAGCGGGCCGAGGAACTGGGGTTCCACGCCGCCTACACCTATGA
- a CDS encoding site-specific integrase, producing MWDRWSVEFYDFLKPPPSLGEGMLGGFGDLHDRAARNGAQHGTPVLFTVSGFADPGVNLFFRVSPMKGRGARTWKRYAYTLVVWLNFLQVFGKGWREATARDVEAFKDWRLTDVRNDDRIKAASFDTDRAALNTFYTWAFGKYGVQNPVSGVALASNSGGRSGQGVGPGGERRDGLRPAGSRGRQVKWMLRAPFEQWRDIGLRGYGFDGLRRAGWSGPNEDRDAVFIDGLYGTGLRLQEWGSVLDVEMPCSAGGRLARAWLAAACVKGAKEGRWYRIPRAVLREIEGYADPLEGSRTQAIRRAQRRGTYEKIPYKRVVRGYNARSRLLYLESEGSLSVDVLGPDERRLLFRRTASGLEPLALWLSPNGMPKKFEGWEDTFTAANERIQRVWAQAGGEGLVPLWCRPHMCRHSFALKWYSLLSTVWQPQLDGFTEQELLDIREMFGGVWYALSLMLGHADPSTTRDTYLEPFTALQVDYLMELLDSEETQAVEALIRTVAEQGGRTLTSVARPAAHVQTGGRA from the coding sequence ATGTGGGATCGCTGGAGTGTCGAGTTCTACGACTTTCTGAAGCCGCCGCCGTCCTTGGGTGAGGGCATGCTCGGAGGATTCGGTGATCTGCACGACCGGGCGGCGAGGAACGGAGCTCAGCATGGCACGCCGGTCCTGTTCACTGTCTCGGGCTTTGCCGATCCAGGCGTGAATCTGTTCTTTCGCGTCTCGCCGATGAAGGGGCGCGGGGCCCGGACTTGGAAGCGGTACGCGTACACGCTGGTCGTGTGGTTGAACTTCCTGCAGGTGTTCGGAAAGGGCTGGCGGGAGGCGACAGCGCGGGACGTGGAGGCGTTCAAGGACTGGCGCCTGACCGATGTACGCAATGACGACCGGATCAAGGCGGCCAGCTTCGACACGGACCGTGCCGCTCTGAACACCTTCTACACCTGGGCGTTCGGGAAGTACGGGGTCCAGAACCCGGTGTCCGGGGTCGCCCTGGCATCGAACTCCGGCGGCCGTTCTGGACAGGGGGTCGGTCCTGGAGGAGAGCGGCGCGATGGGCTCCGGCCAGCGGGTTCACGTGGTCGGCAGGTGAAGTGGATGCTGCGTGCGCCCTTCGAGCAGTGGCGGGACATCGGTCTGCGCGGCTACGGCTTCGACGGGTTGCGCAGAGCTGGCTGGTCGGGACCGAACGAGGACCGGGATGCGGTCTTCATCGACGGGTTGTACGGCACGGGGCTGCGCCTTCAGGAGTGGGGAAGCGTCCTGGACGTAGAGATGCCATGTTCCGCTGGAGGCCGTCTTGCGCGGGCCTGGTTGGCGGCGGCGTGCGTGAAGGGCGCCAAGGAGGGGCGGTGGTACCGAATACCGAGGGCGGTGCTGCGGGAGATCGAGGGCTACGCCGACCCGTTGGAGGGTTCCCGGACGCAGGCGATACGCCGAGCCCAACGGCGAGGGACCTACGAGAAGATCCCGTATAAGCGGGTGGTCCGTGGCTACAACGCCCGAAGCCGGCTGCTGTATCTGGAGAGCGAGGGATCGCTCTCGGTAGACGTGCTGGGCCCCGACGAGCGCCGTCTGCTGTTCCGGCGCACCGCGTCTGGGCTGGAGCCGTTGGCACTGTGGCTGTCGCCGAACGGGATGCCGAAGAAGTTCGAGGGCTGGGAGGACACGTTCACGGCTGCCAACGAACGGATTCAGCGGGTCTGGGCGCAGGCGGGGGGTGAGGGGCTCGTTCCGTTGTGGTGCCGACCGCACATGTGCCGGCACTCCTTCGCCCTCAAGTGGTATTCGCTGCTCTCGACGGTGTGGCAGCCCCAGCTGGACGGGTTCACCGAGCAGGAACTTCTCGACATCCGGGAGATGTTCGGCGGCGTGTGGTACGCGCTGTCCCTCATGTTGGGGCACGCAGACCCGTCCACAACGCGGGACACGTACCTGGAGCCGTTCACCGCGCTGCAGGTCGACTACTTGATGGAGTTGCTGGACAGCGAGGAGACCCAAGCGGTCGAGGCGCTGATCCGCACCGTGGCGGAGCAGGGTGGACGGACGCTGACCAGCGTCGCTCGTCCGGCCGCCCACGTTCAGACGGGGGGCCGGGCGTGA